The following are from one region of the Parvivirga hydrogeniphila genome:
- the pyrF gene encoding orotidine-5'-phosphate decarboxylase → MREKIIVALDYDDPERALEVARSLAGRVGWMKVGLTLYAMGGRAVVEELKRLGYRVFVDLKLHDIPHQVAGAVRALAHVGADMLTVHASGGAAMLAAAAQAAAAAKTGGVRPSIVAVTVLTSMDAAGLAAVGVARPPAEQVELLATLARDNGCDGVVCAPSEARAMRALLGPDALVVTPGVRPSWAAADDQARIATPEAALGSGASHLVIGRPITAAPDPVAALERIVEGE, encoded by the coding sequence GTGCGCGAGAAGATCATCGTTGCGCTGGACTACGACGACCCCGAGCGGGCGCTCGAGGTGGCGCGCTCGCTCGCCGGCAGGGTCGGCTGGATGAAGGTCGGGCTGACGCTGTACGCGATGGGCGGGCGGGCGGTCGTCGAGGAGCTCAAGCGCCTCGGATACCGCGTGTTCGTGGACCTGAAGCTGCACGACATCCCGCACCAGGTCGCAGGCGCCGTCCGGGCGCTCGCGCACGTCGGCGCGGACATGCTCACCGTTCACGCCTCAGGCGGCGCAGCGATGCTCGCTGCCGCAGCGCAGGCGGCCGCGGCGGCCAAGACTGGCGGGGTTCGGCCGTCGATCGTGGCGGTCACCGTGCTCACGAGCATGGATGCGGCGGGGCTCGCCGCCGTGGGCGTGGCACGGCCGCCCGCCGAGCAGGTGGAGCTTCTGGCCACGCTCGCGCGCGACAACGGGTGCGATGGCGTGGTGTGCGCGCCGAGCGAGGCCCGCGCGATGCGTGCGCTCCTCGGGCCGGACGCCCTCGTCGTGACGCCAGGCGTGCGGCCGTCGTGGGCCGCTGCGGACGACCAGGCGCGCATCGCGACGCCGGAAGCCGCGCTCGGGTCCGGCGCGTCGCACCTCGTCATCGGCCGTCCGATCACTGCCGCGCCGGATCCCGTCGCGGCGCTCGAACGCATCGTGGAAGGGGAGTGA
- the pyrE gene encoding orotate phosphoribosyltransferase gives MAAGMTETEVLEALKQADAVLSGHFQLTSGRHSDTYVQCARVLEDPGLTTRLAQAMAERVSVNGIDLVAAPAVGGIIIGFAVAQALDVKFIFSEREHGAMTFRRGFSVPAGARVLVVEDVVTTGGSVAEVIGLVREAGGEPVAVTSIIDRGGPKVFDVPLYPLLRLEVDSWEPDSCALCAAGVPLYSPGSRRL, from the coding sequence ATGGCCGCAGGCATGACCGAAACCGAGGTGCTGGAGGCGCTCAAGCAGGCCGACGCCGTCTTGAGCGGGCACTTCCAGCTCACCAGCGGACGGCACTCGGACACGTACGTGCAGTGCGCGCGCGTCTTGGAAGACCCGGGTCTCACGACGCGGCTTGCGCAGGCGATGGCCGAGCGCGTTTCGGTGAACGGCATCGACCTCGTGGCGGCGCCGGCAGTCGGCGGCATCATCATCGGGTTTGCGGTCGCGCAGGCGCTCGACGTGAAGTTCATCTTCAGCGAGCGGGAGCACGGCGCGATGACCTTCCGGCGCGGCTTCTCGGTTCCAGCGGGCGCGCGGGTGCTGGTGGTAGAAGACGTGGTCACGACGGGCGGATCGGTGGCCGAGGTCATCGGACTGGTGCGCGAGGCCGGCGGGGAGCCGGTGGCCGTGACGTCCATCATCGACCGCGGCGGGCCGAAGGTCTTCGACGTCCCGCTGTACCCTCTTCTTCGACTCGAGGTCGACTCTTGGGAGCCGGATTCGTGCGCGCTGTGCGCCGCCGGCGTGCCGCTGTACTCGCCCGGAAGCAGGCGGCTGTAG
- the mihF gene encoding integration host factor, actinobacterial type, which produces MALPKLSEADRKAALEKAAKARQERAELRRKIKSGEISFAEVMKRADDPVIGRMKVSALLESLPGFGRAKAQKIMEELEISESRRVQGLGARQREGLMERLG; this is translated from the coding sequence ATGGCCCTGCCCAAGCTGTCCGAGGCAGACCGCAAAGCAGCGCTCGAGAAGGCCGCGAAGGCCCGCCAGGAGCGCGCCGAGCTGCGCCGGAAGATCAAGAGCGGCGAGATCAGCTTCGCCGAGGTGATGAAGCGCGCCGACGATCCGGTCATCGGCCGGATGAAGGTCTCCGCTCTGCTCGAGAGCCTGCCCGGTTTCGGCCGCGCCAAGGCCCAGAAGATCATGGAGGAGCTCGAGATCTCCGAGAGCCGTCGCGTGCAGGGTCTGGGAGCTCGCCAGCGCGAGGGCCTGATGGAGCGTCTGGGCTGA
- the gmk gene encoding guanylate kinase, producing the protein MTERTSAQRPRGRLLIISGPSGAGKGTLVDRLVERVPEAWVSVSATTRPPRPGEVDGVDYRFVSPEEFDRLVKAGEFLEWAEVHGNRYGTLRSDVEKKIAEGRLVVLEIDPQGAQQVRRLVDDAVCVFVVAPSFEELERRIRKRGAESDEEIAARLKTAERELALVGTYDYVVQNDDVARAADELVGIAESLLGRRS; encoded by the coding sequence GTGACCGAGCGCACGAGCGCGCAGAGGCCGCGAGGTCGGCTGCTCATCATCTCTGGCCCGTCAGGCGCTGGGAAAGGCACGCTGGTCGACCGGCTCGTCGAGCGCGTTCCCGAGGCGTGGGTGTCCGTGTCGGCGACGACGCGGCCGCCCCGCCCCGGCGAGGTGGACGGCGTCGACTACCGCTTCGTCTCGCCCGAGGAGTTCGACCGTCTCGTGAAGGCCGGCGAGTTCCTCGAGTGGGCGGAGGTGCACGGCAACCGCTACGGGACGCTCCGAAGCGACGTCGAAAAGAAGATCGCCGAGGGCCGGCTCGTGGTGCTCGAGATCGATCCCCAAGGCGCCCAGCAGGTCCGCCGGCTCGTCGACGACGCGGTGTGCGTCTTCGTCGTCGCTCCGTCTTTCGAGGAGCTGGAGCGGCGCATCCGCAAACGCGGGGCCGAGTCCGACGAGGAGATCGCGGCGCGCCTGAAGACGGCCGAAAGAGAGCTCGCGCTTGTGGGGACATACGACTATGTGGTACAAAACGACGACGTCGCCCGAGCCGCAGACGAGCTCGTGGGCATCGCAGAATCCCTCCTAGGAAGGCGATCGTAG
- the rpoZ gene encoding DNA-directed RNA polymerase subunit omega produces the protein MVIEPDIDLLLSKVDSKYTLCIVAARRARQINDMVRGIRDQATLALQSIQTPQIAQLTKTKPLSIALEEIANGDIGYVRTAESYK, from the coding sequence ATGGTCATCGAACCGGACATCGACCTGCTGTTGTCGAAGGTCGACTCGAAGTACACGCTGTGCATCGTGGCCGCGCGCCGCGCCCGCCAGATCAACGACATGGTCCGCGGCATCCGCGACCAGGCCACGCTCGCGCTGCAGTCGATCCAGACGCCGCAGATCGCGCAGCTCACCAAGACCAAGCCGCTGTCGATCGCGCTCGAGGAGATCGCGAACGGCGACATCGGCTACGTCCGGACCGCCGAGAGCTACAAGTAG
- the thiI gene encoding tRNA uracil 4-sulfurtransferase ThiI, which translates to MASHAALVHYHEIGLKGHNKRTFERRLQENLAFALGWPDARRIRIVASRLVVPLEDEDPGAAIERLASVPGVAFVAEALVVSREPRAMEEAAVAAVSRAAADGARTFAIKARRSATDHPEPSVEIARRVGERVRRETGLGVDLTTPDVTCHIDVVHDQAFVYARKVQGPGGLPAGSAGRVVALLSAGIDSPVAAWRIIRRGAVVVGVHFSGRPHTDASSEEAVTEIGRVLERTGGLGRIYVVRFGDLQREISLAAPPDLRVLLYRRLMVRVAERIADEERAKALVTGESLGQVASQTLENIAAIDAVARRPVFRPLIGSDKQEIAAEARRIGTFEISTRPQTDCCTLFMPRTPETHARIEEVDAAESLLEVERMVSDAVSSMRWIDFASPVYRAPRAWPSSDDARSYR; encoded by the coding sequence ATGGCATCGCACGCAGCGCTCGTCCACTACCACGAGATCGGGCTGAAGGGCCACAACAAGCGCACCTTCGAGCGCAGGCTGCAAGAGAACCTCGCCTTCGCGCTCGGGTGGCCGGACGCTCGCCGCATCCGCATCGTGGCGAGCCGTCTCGTCGTGCCGTTGGAAGACGAGGATCCCGGAGCCGCCATCGAGCGTCTCGCGTCGGTGCCCGGGGTCGCGTTCGTGGCCGAGGCGCTCGTCGTGTCGCGCGAGCCGCGCGCGATGGAGGAAGCGGCGGTCGCGGCCGTGTCGCGAGCGGCGGCCGACGGCGCGCGCACATTCGCGATCAAGGCGCGCCGGTCTGCGACCGACCATCCCGAGCCGAGCGTCGAGATCGCCCGTCGGGTGGGGGAGCGGGTACGGCGTGAGACCGGGCTCGGAGTCGACCTCACGACCCCCGACGTCACCTGCCACATCGACGTCGTGCACGACCAGGCGTTCGTGTACGCGCGCAAGGTGCAAGGCCCCGGCGGGCTTCCGGCCGGGAGCGCAGGGCGTGTCGTGGCGCTGCTGTCGGCAGGCATCGACTCGCCCGTGGCGGCATGGCGCATCATCCGTCGTGGCGCGGTCGTCGTGGGCGTGCACTTCTCCGGACGCCCGCACACCGACGCGAGCTCCGAGGAAGCGGTGACGGAGATCGGGCGCGTGCTGGAGCGCACTGGCGGTCTCGGACGCATCTACGTCGTGCGCTTCGGCGACCTGCAGCGGGAGATCTCGCTTGCCGCGCCCCCGGACCTGCGGGTGCTGCTCTACCGGCGGCTCATGGTGCGCGTCGCGGAGCGCATCGCCGATGAGGAGCGCGCCAAAGCGCTCGTGACCGGCGAGTCGCTCGGGCAGGTCGCCTCGCAGACGCTCGAGAACATCGCGGCCATCGACGCCGTGGCGCGCCGGCCGGTGTTCCGTCCGCTCATCGGCAGCGACAAGCAGGAGATCGCGGCAGAAGCGCGCAGGATCGGCACGTTCGAGATCTCGACGCGCCCGCAGACGGACTGCTGTACGCTGTTCATGCCGCGCACGCCCGAGACGCACGCGCGCATCGAGGAGGTCGACGCTGCTGAATCTCTCCTTGAGGTCGAGCGTATGGTGAGCGACGCCGTCTCCAGCATGCGGTGGATCGACTTCGCGAGCCCCGTGTACCGCGCTCCGCGCGCCTGGCCTTCGTCGGACGATGCGCGTTCTTATCGTTGA
- a CDS encoding tRNA-queuosine alpha-mannosyltransferase domain-containing protein yields MRVLIVEPYFGGSHKAVLDALLPELGWEHDLLALPARKWKWRMRGAAILMAEEVARLHASGVRWDLVYASTFVNLPELLALSRPALDGVPSVVYFHENQLMYPVRHEAEWDFQFPLTNITSALAADACLFTTQWHLDGFVERIGPFLKQFPDFVPRGVPERIAAKSAVLPPPFDPRPFDAHAARRGERVRIVWPHRWEHDKDPEAFFAAVHELAAEGLDFEVAVAGQAFRDTREQVERMAAGLGSRLAALGEPKGRDAYAALLASADVAVSTARNEFFGLAMVEACYAGCWPVVPDRLAYPELYPAEHRYGSHDELVARLRALVLDRPAPGAARRIAEPFTVQRLAPEYRKVFESVAERGSVR; encoded by the coding sequence ATGCGCGTTCTTATCGTTGAGCCGTACTTCGGCGGCTCGCACAAGGCCGTCTTGGACGCGCTCCTGCCTGAACTCGGGTGGGAGCACGACCTGCTCGCGTTGCCTGCGCGGAAGTGGAAGTGGCGGATGCGCGGCGCGGCGATCCTCATGGCCGAGGAGGTCGCGAGGCTGCACGCGTCCGGCGTGCGGTGGGACCTCGTGTACGCGAGCACGTTCGTGAACCTGCCGGAGCTCCTGGCGCTGTCGCGCCCCGCGCTCGACGGCGTGCCGAGCGTCGTGTACTTTCACGAGAACCAGCTCATGTACCCGGTGCGGCACGAGGCCGAGTGGGACTTCCAGTTCCCGCTCACGAACATCACGAGCGCGCTTGCAGCAGACGCGTGCCTGTTCACCACCCAGTGGCACCTTGACGGGTTCGTGGAGCGCATCGGGCCGTTCCTCAAGCAGTTCCCTGACTTCGTGCCACGCGGCGTGCCGGAGCGGATCGCCGCGAAGTCGGCCGTGCTCCCGCCGCCGTTCGACCCGCGTCCGTTCGACGCGCACGCGGCGCGCCGGGGCGAGCGCGTCCGCATCGTGTGGCCGCACCGGTGGGAGCACGACAAGGACCCGGAGGCGTTCTTCGCTGCCGTGCACGAGCTGGCCGCCGAGGGGCTCGACTTCGAGGTCGCGGTGGCAGGACAGGCGTTCCGCGACACGCGCGAGCAGGTCGAGCGCATGGCCGCCGGTCTCGGATCGCGCCTGGCCGCTCTCGGCGAGCCTAAGGGCCGGGACGCGTATGCAGCGCTGCTCGCGAGCGCGGACGTTGCGGTGTCCACCGCGCGCAACGAGTTCTTCGGGCTCGCGATGGTCGAGGCGTGCTACGCTGGATGCTGGCCCGTGGTGCCCGACCGGCTTGCGTACCCCGAGCTCTATCCGGCGGAGCACCGCTACGGCAGCCATGACGAGCTCGTGGCCCGGCTGCGCGCGCTCGTGCTCGACCGGCCGGCCCCAGGCGCCGCGCGGCGCATCGCCGAGCCGTTCACGGTGCAGCGGCTCGCGCCGGAGTACCGGAAGGTGTTCGAATCGGTGGCGGAACGAGGGAGCGTGCGATGA
- a CDS encoding PLD nuclease N-terminal domain-containing protein, translating to MMQTSWADLPTAVRAAFVVLGAVQIGVEAAALIVLARTPAERIRLGKKWPWVLIILFVNLIGAVVFLAVGRTPEVAAKEPGAGVAGETMARAAKMLYGSGEASDDD from the coding sequence ATGATGCAGACCTCGTGGGCGGACCTTCCGACAGCGGTGCGAGCGGCGTTCGTCGTGCTCGGCGCGGTGCAGATCGGCGTGGAGGCGGCGGCGCTCATCGTGCTCGCGCGCACACCTGCGGAGCGCATCAGGCTGGGCAAGAAGTGGCCGTGGGTGCTCATCATCCTGTTCGTGAACCTCATCGGAGCCGTCGTGTTCCTGGCCGTCGGGCGGACTCCCGAGGTCGCTGCAAAGGAGCCTGGCGCTGGCGTGGCCGGCGAGACGATGGCGCGCGCAGCCAAGATGCTCTACGGGAGCGGCGAGGCGAGCGATGACGACTGA
- a CDS encoding ABC transporter ATP-binding protein, protein MTTDAAVELAGVTKRFGDVVALDRVDLRVPSGVIFGFLGPNGAGKTTTIRLLTGLARPTSGEVRVLGREVTSAGFEVSSRVGYLPDVPAFYEWMTGEEYLAFVASLFGLESSVAKKRAGVLLEAAGLAGVRTRIGGYSRGMKQRLGIAQALMNAPALLVLDEPTSALDPIGRKEVLDMIEALAGKATVFFSTHILSDAERVCDEVAILDRGRVVANASVDEIRSRAGRKVALEVAGDVERVERAVAAAAWCRGVTRIGARIEAAVSDPGSAQRDVPAIVAAAGAGLVRFETVEPTLEDVFVELVERAS, encoded by the coding sequence ATGACGACTGATGCCGCCGTCGAGCTTGCTGGTGTGACGAAGCGCTTCGGCGACGTCGTGGCGCTCGATCGCGTGGACCTTCGCGTCCCGAGCGGGGTCATCTTCGGCTTCCTCGGCCCGAACGGCGCAGGCAAGACGACGACGATCCGGCTGCTCACGGGGCTTGCGCGCCCCACTTCAGGCGAGGTGCGGGTGCTCGGCCGCGAGGTGACGAGCGCAGGCTTCGAGGTGTCGTCGCGCGTCGGGTACCTGCCGGACGTGCCGGCCTTCTACGAGTGGATGACGGGGGAGGAGTACCTCGCGTTCGTGGCGTCGCTCTTCGGCCTTGAAAGCAGCGTCGCGAAAAAGCGCGCCGGCGTGCTTCTGGAGGCCGCCGGGCTTGCCGGCGTCCGCACGCGCATCGGCGGCTACTCGCGCGGCATGAAGCAGCGGCTCGGCATCGCTCAGGCGCTCATGAACGCTCCTGCGCTGCTCGTCCTCGACGAACCGACCTCGGCGCTCGACCCCATCGGCCGCAAGGAGGTCCTCGACATGATCGAGGCGCTCGCGGGCAAGGCGACGGTGTTCTTCTCGACGCACATCCTTTCGGATGCCGAGCGAGTGTGCGATGAGGTCGCGATCCTCGACCGGGGACGCGTCGTCGCGAACGCGAGCGTCGACGAGATCCGGTCGCGTGCGGGCCGGAAGGTTGCGCTCGAAGTCGCGGGCGACGTCGAGCGCGTCGAGCGAGCGGTGGCAGCGGCGGCGTGGTGCCGCGGCGTCACGCGCATTGGCGCGCGCATCGAGGCGGCCGTGAGCGACCCGGGGTCCGCGCAGCGCGACGTGCCCGCGATCGTGGCGGCAGCAGGCGCCGGTCTCGTGCGCTTCGAGACCGTCGAGCCCACGCTCGAAGACGTGTTCGTCGAGCTCGTGGAAAGAGCGTCGTGA
- a CDS encoding ABC transporter permease, which yields MRGFRPFFLKELREIARTWRIWVLPSIVVVFALTGPVLAKVMPEILRSMSSEQLGGAVIRLPEPTWKDAYAQWVKNLTQIVTFALVIMLGGTVASEVRSGTAIMVLTKPVSRPAFVLAKAAANAVLVTATTLLGAAATWAVTLAVFGEAPLRPIVQPTAAWLAWALFLVAVMTLASVLVQSPSGAAGVGIGVYAAISIASLSRWAVEHTPAGLIGAPGALLAGDRPPLSWPLAAAALLSAAALGAAAALFAHKEL from the coding sequence ATGCGGGGGTTCCGGCCGTTCTTCCTCAAGGAGCTCCGCGAGATCGCGCGCACCTGGCGCATCTGGGTGCTGCCGTCGATCGTCGTGGTGTTCGCGCTCACGGGTCCCGTGCTCGCCAAGGTCATGCCGGAGATCCTGCGATCGATGTCGAGCGAGCAGCTCGGCGGCGCCGTCATCCGCCTGCCGGAACCGACCTGGAAGGACGCCTACGCGCAGTGGGTGAAGAACCTCACCCAGATCGTCACCTTCGCGCTCGTGATCATGCTCGGCGGGACGGTGGCCTCGGAGGTGCGGTCAGGCACAGCGATCATGGTGCTCACGAAGCCCGTCTCACGCCCCGCGTTCGTGCTCGCGAAGGCCGCTGCGAACGCCGTGCTCGTGACGGCCACGACGCTCCTCGGCGCTGCGGCCACCTGGGCCGTGACGCTCGCCGTGTTCGGCGAGGCTCCGCTGCGGCCGATCGTGCAGCCGACGGCGGCGTGGCTCGCGTGGGCGCTCTTCCTCGTGGCGGTGATGACGCTCGCGTCTGTGCTTGTGCAAAGCCCGAGCGGCGCGGCCGGCGTCGGAATCGGCGTCTACGCCGCCATCAGCATCGCGTCGCTCTCGCGCTGGGCGGTCGAGCACACCCCCGCAGGGCTCATCGGCGCCCCGGGCGCGCTGCTCGCAGGCGATCGTCCGCCGCTTTCGTGGCCGCTTGCGGCCGCAGCGCTCCTCTCGGCAGCAGCGCTCGGCGCGGCCGCCGCTCTGTTCGCTCATAAGGAGCTGTAG
- a CDS encoding rubredoxin-like domain-containing protein, with translation MQLKMYRCRICGETYLGYEAPENCPFCGAHKEYLEAPEKYDPAINAVALTEVERADLEASIELERSNTRFYLGMAERKDNDTLRSAYKRLARIEAEHCSLFCKLAGVPKPEDLTVPGETTGSWASDIEESLRRENRASSLYATFAERATNPRLKEVWDAVSAVEADHITLDELAKQYL, from the coding sequence ATGCAGCTGAAGATGTACCGCTGCCGCATCTGCGGCGAGACCTACCTCGGGTACGAGGCGCCCGAGAACTGCCCGTTCTGCGGTGCGCACAAGGAGTACCTGGAGGCGCCCGAGAAGTACGACCCGGCCATCAACGCGGTTGCGCTCACCGAAGTCGAGCGGGCCGACCTCGAGGCCTCGATCGAGCTCGAGCGCTCCAACACCCGCTTCTACCTCGGCATGGCCGAGCGCAAGGACAACGACACGCTCCGGTCGGCCTACAAGCGTCTGGCGCGCATCGAGGCGGAGCACTGCTCGCTGTTCTGCAAGCTCGCCGGCGTCCCCAAGCCCGAGGACCTCACGGTGCCAGGCGAGACCACCGGTTCGTGGGCGAGCGACATCGAAGAGTCGTTGCGCCGCGAGAACCGCGCGAGCTCGCTGTACGCGACCTTCGCCGAGCGTGCGACGAACCCCCGGCTGAAGGAGGTCTGGGACGCGGTGAGCGCCGTGGAGGCCGACCACATCACGCTCGACGAGCTCGCGAAGCAGTACCTGTAG
- a CDS encoding DJ-1/PfpI family protein, protein MKRVVMVVAPQQFRDEEYEHPREVLRARGAEVVTASTHAGECIGRFGAKAQADAAIGEVDPEEFDAVLFVGGAGSAVYFDDERAHELARSIAQRGGVVAAICIAPSTLAHAGLLRGRRATAYPTQKDDLVAHGATWSDGPVEVDGRIITANGPDAARAFGEAVADALGL, encoded by the coding sequence ATGAAGCGCGTTGTCATGGTGGTCGCGCCGCAGCAGTTCCGCGACGAGGAGTACGAGCACCCGCGCGAGGTGCTCCGTGCGCGCGGCGCCGAGGTCGTCACCGCGAGCACGCACGCTGGCGAGTGCATCGGCCGGTTCGGCGCGAAAGCGCAAGCCGACGCGGCGATCGGCGAGGTCGACCCCGAAGAGTTCGACGCCGTGCTCTTCGTGGGCGGAGCGGGCTCGGCGGTCTACTTCGACGACGAGCGCGCGCACGAGCTCGCCCGCAGCATCGCGCAGCGCGGCGGGGTGGTGGCAGCCATCTGTATCGCGCCGAGCACGCTCGCGCACGCGGGGCTGCTCCGCGGCAGGCGAGCGACCGCCTACCCGACGCAGAAAGACGACCTCGTCGCACACGGCGCGACGTGGTCCGACGGCCCGGTCGAGGTCGACGGGCGCATCATCACCGCCAACGGCCCGGACGCCGCGCGAGCGTTCGGTGAGGCCGTCGCCGACGCACTGGGCCTGTAA